A genomic window from Phormidium ambiguum IAM M-71 includes:
- the patD gene encoding heterocyst frequency control protein PatD: MLTNSLRDRYQTFLHAIEHFQNLVNGYTSILQSPDKPEATAQNLDKLKLKQDFAQLKAIFTDEIANLSLNDLDTTLASRLQSYLTEINKQLQLLEIDLSFLQASRQPATTQTKITQIYKRLETLTNYCQAVLDL, encoded by the coding sequence ATGCTGACTAATTCATTGCGCGATCGCTATCAAACATTTCTTCACGCCATTGAACATTTCCAAAATCTGGTCAATGGCTATACCTCTATTCTACAATCACCAGATAAACCAGAAGCAACAGCCCAAAACTTAGATAAACTCAAATTAAAACAAGATTTTGCTCAATTAAAAGCAATTTTTACCGACGAGATTGCTAATTTAAGCTTAAATGACCTAGATACAACCCTAGCCTCTCGCTTACAATCCTACCTCACAGAAATCAACAAGCAACTTCAACTACTAGAAATCGATCTCAGTTTTTTACAAGCTTCTCGCCAACCTGCAACAACCCAAACCAAAATCACCCAAATCTACAAACGTCTGGAAACCTTAACTAATTATTGTCAAGCCGTTCTAGATTTGTAG
- a CDS encoding AAA family ATPase has product MDNVTSLNNRLSGQEIYQRISSNIQKVMKGQSVAIRKLLSAFASGGHVLLEDYPGTGKTTLAKALAFSIDVNFKRIQFTPDLLPSDILGVSILEPTNNSFHFHEGPIFANIVLADEINRASPRTQSALLEAMAEFQVSIDGNVRKLKEPFFVIATQNPVESRGTYPLPEAQMDRFALQFSLGYISPEDEVNLLSDQIQQHPIDTLQSCVDLEDVISLKQQVKQVRISEELKRYLVDIVNATRSAEGVQLGASPRASLALMKIAQALALFDGYEFVTPEHIQELAVAVIAHRLVMEPQARFSGKTATSVVEEILKSLAVPT; this is encoded by the coding sequence ATGGATAATGTAACTTCCTTAAATAATAGATTGTCTGGTCAAGAAATTTATCAAAGAATTAGTAGTAATATTCAAAAAGTCATGAAAGGGCAATCAGTAGCAATTAGAAAGCTATTGTCAGCCTTTGCTAGCGGTGGTCATGTTTTACTTGAAGATTACCCCGGAACAGGTAAAACTACTTTAGCTAAAGCTTTAGCATTTTCTATTGATGTAAATTTTAAACGAATTCAATTTACGCCCGATCTTTTACCTTCGGATATTTTAGGTGTTTCTATATTAGAACCAACCAATAACTCTTTTCATTTCCACGAAGGGCCAATTTTTGCCAATATTGTTTTAGCTGATGAAATTAACCGCGCCTCACCCAGAACGCAATCAGCATTATTAGAAGCAATGGCAGAATTTCAAGTCAGTATTGATGGAAATGTGCGAAAACTGAAAGAGCCATTTTTTGTTATTGCTACGCAAAATCCTGTCGAATCTCGCGGTACTTATCCATTACCAGAAGCGCAAATGGATAGATTTGCACTGCAATTTAGTTTAGGTTATATTTCACCAGAAGATGAAGTTAACTTGCTTTCCGATCAAATTCAACAACATCCCATTGATACACTTCAATCTTGTGTTGATTTAGAAGATGTAATCAGTTTAAAACAACAAGTGAAACAGGTTAGAATTAGCGAAGAATTGAAAAGGTATTTAGTTGATATTGTTAATGCTACGCGATCGGCAGAAGGAGTACAATTAGGAGCAAGTCCGAGAGCGTCTTTAGCGTTAATGAAAATAGCTCAAGCATTAGCATTATTCGACGGCTATGAATTTGTTACACCAGAACATATTCAAGAATTAGCAGTAGCAGTAATAGCACATAGATTAGTAATGGAACCTCAAGCGCGGTTTTCGGGAAAAACCGCTACTTCAGTTGTTGAAGAAATCCTCAAATCTCTAGCAGTTCCTACTTAA
- a CDS encoding YbaB/EbfC family nucleoid-associated protein, with product MSQKQGFGFGLGKMKELAEAFKKAQQVQEGAKRLQEELEVMEIEGQSDDGLVKVVLNGNQEPQRVEISPDALAQGAEALSAIVTSAMKDAYSKSTATMRERMEELTSGLDLPGL from the coding sequence ATGTCACAGAAACAAGGATTCGGCTTCGGCTTAGGCAAAATGAAGGAATTAGCCGAAGCTTTTAAGAAAGCACAGCAGGTTCAAGAAGGTGCAAAGAGACTGCAAGAAGAATTAGAAGTAATGGAAATTGAGGGACAATCTGACGATGGTTTAGTCAAGGTTGTTCTCAATGGGAATCAGGAGCCACAACGGGTGGAAATTTCTCCTGATGCTTTGGCTCAAGGCGCAGAAGCTCTATCTGCGATCGTTACTTCCGCAATGAAAGATGCCTACAGCAAGTCAACTGCTACCATGCGCGAACGTATGGAAGAGTTGACTAGCGGACTCGATCTTCCCGGACTTTAA
- a CDS encoding RelA/SpoT family protein produces the protein MNAAAPTPVINCVIPDWLQECLSANCANPEACATNDTGLICRAFEFAYQLHEGQYRKSGEPYICHPVAVAGLLRDLGGGSAMIAAGFLHDVVEDTDVTVEDIEQRFGGDVARLVEGVTKLSKFSHNFSSKTERQAENIRRMFVAMAKDIRVIVVKLADRLHNMRTLEHLPDEKRRRIATETREIFAPLANRLGIGRFKWELEDLCFKYLEPEFYRQVQELVSEKRTDREARLGKVQDILREGLSEAGIKLLDVSGRPKHLYSIYQKMQRQQKEFHEIYDLAAIRLIVETNEECYRSLAVVHDSFTPIPGRFKDYIGLPKPNRYQSLHTVVVGPIGRPVEIQIRTLEMHHVAEYGIAAHWKYKETGKSNRGRISADEEKFTWLRQLLEWQNELKDAEEYLENVKDNLEFDDVFVFTPKGDVVSLPQGATTVDFAYRIHTEVGNHCAGAKVNGRMVQLDTPLKNGDIVDIITLKNSHPSLDWLNFVVTTSAKNRIRQWYKRSHRDENVARGRELLEKEFGKSGFSAAIKSEPMQSVAERCNYHSVEDLLAALGYGEVTLNLVVNRMREAVKALQPVEPTTEETSPVIPPSRSLQNGNNHNKSTQTCSPIVGIEGLLYYLAGCCNPIPGEAILGVVTKGSRGISIHRQGCPNVDSVPGDRLVPVSWNPNNADSGRPQTYPVNIQIEVLDRVGVLKDILSRLTDNNINVRNAQVRTYEGRPAVIDLGIDIRDHEQLERIFTQIKKMSDILNLRRVSQVDE, from the coding sequence ATGAACGCAGCCGCGCCAACTCCCGTCATCAATTGCGTCATTCCTGACTGGTTACAGGAATGTTTATCTGCTAATTGTGCGAACCCCGAAGCTTGTGCCACAAATGATACAGGTTTAATTTGTCGCGCATTTGAATTTGCTTACCAACTCCATGAAGGTCAATACCGTAAATCAGGAGAACCATATATCTGTCATCCCGTCGCTGTGGCAGGTTTGTTACGCGATTTGGGTGGCGGTAGTGCAATGATTGCGGCGGGTTTTCTCCACGATGTGGTAGAAGATACCGATGTGACTGTGGAAGACATAGAACAGCGTTTTGGTGGAGATGTTGCCAGATTGGTGGAAGGTGTAACCAAACTTTCCAAGTTTTCTCATAACTTCTCTAGCAAGACAGAACGACAGGCGGAGAATATCCGCCGAATGTTCGTGGCGATGGCTAAGGATATTCGAGTGATTGTGGTGAAGTTAGCCGATCGCCTCCATAATATGCGAACCTTAGAACATCTGCCAGATGAAAAACGCCGTCGCATCGCCACCGAAACCAGAGAAATCTTTGCGCCTTTGGCAAATCGTCTGGGGATCGGTAGATTTAAATGGGAATTAGAAGATTTATGTTTTAAATATTTAGAGCCAGAATTCTATCGTCAAGTTCAAGAATTGGTATCGGAAAAACGCACCGATCGAGAAGCTAGACTGGGTAAAGTCCAAGATATCCTCCGCGAAGGACTATCGGAAGCCGGAATTAAGTTATTAGATGTTAGCGGTCGTCCCAAGCATCTTTACAGCATTTACCAAAAGATGCAGAGACAACAAAAAGAATTCCACGAAATCTACGATTTAGCAGCAATTCGTTTAATTGTAGAGACTAACGAGGAATGTTATCGTTCTTTGGCAGTGGTTCACGATTCTTTTACGCCAATTCCCGGTCGCTTTAAAGATTATATTGGTTTACCAAAACCGAATCGGTATCAATCCCTACATACAGTTGTGGTTGGGCCGATTGGCAGACCTGTAGAAATTCAAATCCGTACCTTGGAAATGCACCACGTAGCCGAGTATGGGATTGCCGCACACTGGAAATATAAGGAAACTGGCAAATCTAACCGGGGTCGCATCAGTGCCGATGAAGAGAAGTTTACTTGGTTGCGGCAACTGCTGGAATGGCAAAATGAACTGAAAGATGCCGAAGAATATCTGGAAAACGTCAAGGATAACTTAGAGTTTGATGATGTTTTCGTTTTTACTCCTAAAGGAGATGTCGTTTCTTTGCCGCAAGGTGCGACGACGGTAGATTTTGCCTATCGGATACATACAGAAGTTGGCAATCACTGTGCTGGCGCGAAAGTAAATGGTCGGATGGTGCAGCTAGATACGCCCTTGAAAAATGGGGATATCGTGGATATTATTACTCTGAAAAATAGTCATCCAAGTTTAGATTGGCTAAACTTTGTAGTAACTACTAGCGCCAAGAACCGAATTCGACAATGGTACAAGCGATCGCATCGGGACGAAAATGTGGCAAGGGGGAGAGAACTGCTAGAAAAAGAATTTGGCAAAAGCGGCTTTTCCGCAGCGATCAAATCTGAACCCATGCAGTCTGTTGCGGAACGATGTAATTATCACAGCGTCGAAGATCTCTTAGCTGCTTTAGGTTACGGCGAAGTTACCCTCAACTTGGTGGTCAATCGGATGCGCGAAGCGGTCAAAGCATTGCAACCAGTTGAACCAACCACAGAGGAAACTTCCCCAGTAATTCCACCGTCACGTTCTTTACAGAATGGCAACAATCACAACAAGTCTACTCAAACTTGTTCTCCAATTGTTGGCATTGAGGGATTGCTTTATTACTTAGCTGGGTGTTGCAATCCCATTCCCGGTGAAGCGATTCTCGGTGTAGTTACTAAAGGTAGTCGCGGTATTTCCATTCACAGGCAAGGTTGTCCGAATGTGGATAGTGTACCAGGCGATCGTCTCGTACCTGTTAGCTGGAATCCAAACAATGCGGATTCTGGTCGTCCGCAAACTTATCCAGTTAATATCCAAATTGAAGTTCTCGATCGTGTAGGAGTACTAAAAGATATTCTGTCCCGCTTGACAGATAATAACATCAACGTGCGAAATGCTCAGGTTAGGACTTACGAAGGCCGACCAGCTGTAATCGATCTTGGGATTGATATCCGCGATCATGAACAATTGGAACGCATCTTCACTCAAATTAAAAAAATGAGTGATATCCTAAACCTCCGTCGTGTCAGCCAAGTTGATGAATAG
- a CDS encoding dipeptide ABC transporter ATP-binding protein, translating into MTNDKVLFAVENLRVAYPSTSENMQWAVDDVSFTLKPGERLGLVGESGCGKSTLGRAAMRLLPASTRIEGRVTFAGQSVFDLSLSQLRKFRGEAVALIFQDPMTRLDPLMTIGEHCIETVKAHQPELSYREAKEKAISTLEAVKISANRWAQYPHEFSGGMRQRVAIALALLLNPKLIVADEPTTSLDVTVSAQILDELTRLCREREMALLLISHDLAMVGEYCDRMAVMYNGKIVETGSTQSIIARPQHQYTRSLLQAALHLQAVDEKEAEAQESKKSEEQGRKTPILQVRDLQQHYSLESGLIEKLLSRKSATIKAVDGINLELYPGEILGLVGESGCGKSTLSRTILQLIHPTSGKVEFLGKDLTTLPRESMRLARREIQMIFQDPHACLNPRMTVGQSISDPLFIHKLATLTAAKNQVLEMLERVGLTPVEEYYERYPSDLSGGQQQRVAIARALITRPKLVICDEPVSMLDASVQTQVLELMLELKRDFDLTYLFITHDLWVARFFCDRIAVMNSGKIVEINSTHQVFTNPQHPYTQTLLKAAPLLARK; encoded by the coding sequence ATGACCAATGACAAAGTTCTCTTTGCTGTAGAAAACCTGCGGGTAGCTTACCCTTCTACTTCCGAAAATATGCAATGGGCTGTGGATGATGTTTCTTTTACTTTAAAACCTGGAGAACGTTTGGGATTAGTAGGAGAATCTGGTTGTGGAAAGTCCACTTTAGGACGTGCCGCAATGCGGTTGTTACCTGCATCAACACGCATTGAAGGAAGAGTAACTTTTGCAGGGCAATCTGTTTTCGATCTTTCACTTTCCCAGTTGCGAAAGTTTCGTGGAGAAGCAGTAGCTTTGATTTTTCAAGACCCGATGACTCGCCTCGATCCTCTCATGACAATTGGCGAACATTGCATTGAAACTGTAAAGGCGCATCAACCAGAATTATCTTATCGTGAGGCGAAAGAAAAAGCAATTTCTACTTTAGAAGCGGTGAAGATTTCTGCTAATAGATGGGCGCAATATCCGCATGAATTTAGTGGAGGAATGCGGCAAAGAGTAGCGATCGCACTAGCCCTTTTACTCAACCCAAAATTAATTGTAGCAGATGAACCAACAACTAGTTTAGATGTTACTGTTTCAGCACAAATTTTAGATGAATTAACTCGGCTTTGTCGGGAAAGAGAAATGGCTTTGTTGTTAATTTCTCATGATTTGGCAATGGTGGGGGAATATTGCGATCGCATGGCTGTAATGTACAATGGGAAAATAGTTGAAACTGGCTCAACTCAATCAATTATCGCTCGCCCTCAACATCAATATACACGGTCTCTCTTACAAGCAGCATTACATTTACAAGCAGTTGATGAAAAGGAAGCAGAGGCGCAGGAGAGCAAGAAATCAGAAGAACAGGGAAGAAAAACTCCGATTTTGCAAGTTAGAGATTTGCAGCAACATTATTCTTTAGAAAGTGGTTTAATTGAGAAATTATTGTCTCGCAAAAGTGCAACTATTAAAGCAGTTGATGGGATTAATTTAGAACTTTATCCAGGGGAAATATTAGGGTTAGTTGGAGAATCTGGTTGTGGAAAGTCTACTTTATCCCGAACAATTTTACAATTAATTCATCCTACATCTGGAAAAGTCGAATTTTTAGGTAAAGATCTAACAACTCTTCCTCGTGAATCAATGCGATTAGCGAGAAGAGAAATTCAAATGATTTTCCAAGATCCTCATGCTTGTTTAAATCCTCGGATGACAGTCGGACAAAGTATTTCCGATCCCTTATTTATTCATAAATTAGCAACTCTCACCGCAGCAAAAAACCAAGTATTAGAAATGCTGGAAAGAGTGGGATTAACACCTGTTGAAGAATACTATGAACGATATCCTTCTGATTTATCTGGAGGACAACAACAACGGGTTGCTATTGCTAGAGCTTTAATTACTCGCCCAAAATTGGTAATTTGTGATGAACCTGTAAGTATGTTAGATGCAAGTGTACAAACCCAAGTTTTAGAATTAATGTTAGAGTTAAAACGCGATTTTGATTTAACTTATTTATTTATTACTCATGACCTTTGGGTAGCGCGGTTTTTCTGCGATCGCATCGCCGTCATGAATAGCGGTAAAATAGTCGAAATTAATTCAACTCACCAAGTTTTTACTAATCCCCAACATCCCTACACTCAAACATTATTAAAAGCTGCACCTTTATTAGCTAGAAAATAA
- a CDS encoding type I glyceraldehyde-3-phosphate dehydrogenase, whose translation MIRVAINGFGRIGRNFLRCWAGRENSHFEVVAINDTSDPRTNAHLLKYDTMLGTFAADVSADDNSIILNGKTIKCVSDRNPENLPWKDWDIDLIIESTGVFTSREGASKHLNAGAKKVLITAPGKNDDGTFVVGVNDQEYDHDKHVIISNASCTTNCLSPVAKVIHENFGIIKGTMTTTHSYTGDQRLLDASHRDVRRARAAAMNIVPTSTGAAKAVALVLPELKGKLNGIALRVPTPNVSVVDLVVMVEKKTFVEEVNQVLKAAAEGPLKGILEYSDLELVSSDYKGHDASSIVDASLTMVMDSDMVKVVAWYDNEWGYSQRVVDLAELVGKKWVK comes from the coding sequence GTGATAAGAGTAGCGATCAACGGTTTTGGACGCATCGGACGTAATTTCTTGCGTTGCTGGGCAGGAAGAGAAAACAGTCATTTTGAGGTAGTCGCTATTAATGACACCTCCGATCCGAGGACAAACGCACACTTGCTGAAATATGACACGATGCTAGGAACGTTTGCTGCGGATGTCAGTGCCGATGATAATTCTATTATTCTCAATGGCAAAACGATTAAATGTGTATCCGATCGCAATCCAGAAAACTTGCCCTGGAAAGACTGGGATATCGATCTAATCATTGAGTCTACTGGGGTATTCACCAGCAGAGAGGGCGCATCCAAGCATTTAAACGCTGGTGCGAAAAAGGTTTTGATTACTGCTCCAGGTAAAAATGATGATGGTACCTTTGTCGTTGGCGTAAACGATCAAGAGTATGACCATGATAAGCACGTAATCATCAGCAATGCTAGCTGTACTACTAACTGCTTGTCTCCAGTGGCTAAAGTAATTCATGAAAACTTTGGCATTATCAAGGGTACAATGACCACTACCCACAGCTACACCGGGGATCAGCGTCTTTTAGATGCTTCTCACCGTGATGTGCGTCGGGCAAGAGCAGCAGCAATGAATATTGTTCCTACTTCTACTGGTGCTGCTAAGGCTGTGGCTTTAGTACTACCAGAATTGAAGGGTAAACTCAATGGTATTGCTTTGCGCGTCCCCACTCCTAATGTTTCTGTGGTGGATTTGGTGGTAATGGTTGAGAAGAAAACTTTTGTAGAAGAAGTTAACCAAGTTCTCAAGGCTGCTGCGGAAGGCCCGTTGAAGGGTATTCTCGAATATAGTGATTTAGAGTTGGTGTCTTCTGACTATAAAGGTCATGATGCTTCTTCGATCGTTGATGCTAGCCTAACTATGGTTATGGATAGCGATATGGTGAAAGTTGTTGCTTGGTATGACAACGAGTGGGGTTATTCTCAACGGGTTGTCGATTTGGCAGAATTAGTTGGTAAGAAGTGGGTTAAATAA
- the dps gene encoding DNA starvation/stationary phase protection protein Dps has product MSHNTDASRLYPTRIDIPVDVRSQVAEILNHTLASTLDLKTQVKQAHWNVKGMDFYQLHELFDEMATELEEFIDMIAERITALGGLALGTARIAAARSTLPEYPIDILDGKSHVTALAERYAPYAKLIRDAIDKTDSLGDADTADLYTEVSRAIDKRLWFLEAHLQA; this is encoded by the coding sequence ATGAGTCACAATACAGATGCTTCGCGCCTTTATCCGACTCGCATTGACATTCCTGTGGATGTGCGATCGCAAGTTGCCGAAATTCTCAACCACACTCTTGCTTCTACTTTAGACCTGAAAACTCAAGTAAAGCAAGCTCACTGGAATGTTAAAGGGATGGATTTCTATCAGTTGCATGAGTTGTTCGATGAAATGGCAACTGAGTTAGAAGAGTTTATCGATATGATTGCAGAAAGAATTACAGCTTTGGGTGGGTTGGCGTTAGGAACTGCCCGCATTGCTGCTGCACGATCGACTTTACCAGAATATCCGATTGACATTCTCGATGGCAAATCCCATGTAACCGCTTTAGCAGAACGCTATGCTCCTTATGCTAAGTTGATTCGGGATGCGATCGATAAAACTGATAGTTTAGGTGATGCTGATACTGCCGATCTTTACACAGAAGTTTCCCGTGCGATCGATAAACGCTTGTGGTTCTTAGAAGCACATTTGCAAGCATAG
- a CDS encoding orange carotenoid protein N-terminal domain-containing protein, with protein MVLEQNTIKSQALSAETLKVVDAFNALNTDEKLALLYFVYEKMGESITPAAPTATDPELAPKLLGDFYELAHDRQLAIMREIVNREDTEYSRAYGALKQNNQLMVWFAWAQAMGDKVVDLPNDYQATQPINDALGQIEKLDFEGQISVLRTAAENMGYTDIQPIPSQAETGKTSSL; from the coding sequence ATGGTTTTAGAGCAAAACACTATTAAGTCTCAAGCACTATCAGCAGAAACTCTAAAAGTTGTTGATGCCTTTAATGCACTAAACACAGACGAAAAATTAGCCTTACTCTACTTTGTTTATGAGAAAATGGGTGAATCAATTACTCCCGCAGCCCCCACTGCAACCGATCCAGAATTAGCACCGAAACTTTTAGGGGATTTCTATGAATTAGCGCACGATCGACAATTAGCAATCATGCGCGAAATTGTGAATCGTGAAGACACTGAATATTCTCGCGCTTATGGTGCTTTAAAACAAAATAATCAACTGATGGTTTGGTTCGCTTGGGCGCAAGCAATGGGCGATAAAGTGGTGGATTTACCAAACGATTACCAAGCAACTCAACCAATCAATGATGCTTTAGGACAAATCGAAAAACTAGATTTTGAAGGGCAAATTTCCGTTTTACGTACAGCAGCCGAAAATATGGGTTACACCGACATTCAACCAATTCCTAGCCAAGCAGAAACAGGCAAAACTTCTAGTCTTTAG
- the murC gene encoding UDP-N-acetylmuramate--L-alanine ligase: MLTSVDFSGRPFHFIGIGGIGMSALAYVIAQRKLPVSGSDIRSSHITERLQAIGAHIFAEQQASNLEFFSANSNSGSNGSKTETLGETGNNGTAYKAVTIPETVLPQVVCSTAIDSANTEYRAALDLGCPILHRSDLLAALIQDYYSIAVAGTHGKTTTSSMIGYLLLEAGLDPTIIVGGEVTAWQGNARLGTSKYLVAEADESDGSLVKFSSEIGIVTNIELDHPDHYENLAEVIDTFQVFARRCKTTIGCIDCTTVKEHLKPAISYSLKPETGADYTVDRVVYRAEGTTARVWERGQILGQMNLKLLGEHNLSNALAVVALGRHLGLKFEVIASAIATFSGARRRFEKRGEVNGIRFIDDYAHHPSEISATLAAARIQVNGLLEFPQKRVVAIFQPHRYSRTQTFLSEFGQCFSSADVVVVTDIYSAGEAKLDDISGERVAQEIAKHHPQVVYQPSLQTVRRFLTENLQPGDLAIFLGAGNLNQIIPEVVTFYEQTAQGMPQEYRLRA; encoded by the coding sequence ATGCTTACTTCAGTAGATTTTAGCGGCAGACCATTCCACTTCATTGGAATTGGTGGAATTGGTATGTCAGCACTTGCTTATGTGATTGCCCAGCGCAAATTACCCGTGTCTGGCTCAGATATTCGTTCTAGTCATATTACAGAGCGTTTACAGGCAATAGGCGCTCATATATTTGCCGAACAACAAGCGAGTAATTTAGAATTTTTCAGCGCCAACTCTAACTCAGGTAGTAATGGCTCAAAAACTGAGACATTAGGTGAAACAGGCAACAATGGTACAGCTTACAAAGCAGTCACAATACCAGAGACAGTGTTACCGCAAGTTGTTTGCTCTACGGCGATCGATTCTGCCAATACTGAATATCGAGCCGCATTAGATTTGGGTTGTCCAATTCTGCATCGCTCGGATTTATTAGCAGCTTTAATTCAGGATTATTACAGCATTGCTGTGGCTGGTACTCATGGGAAAACCACCACTAGCAGTATGATTGGATATTTACTGTTAGAAGCTGGTTTAGATCCCACAATTATTGTTGGGGGAGAAGTAACAGCTTGGCAAGGTAATGCCCGTTTAGGTACAAGCAAATACTTAGTTGCAGAAGCTGATGAATCTGATGGTTCGTTAGTCAAATTTTCCTCGGAAATTGGTATTGTCACCAATATTGAATTAGATCACCCAGATCATTATGAGAATTTAGCCGAGGTAATCGATACGTTTCAAGTGTTTGCTCGGCGTTGTAAAACTACGATCGGTTGCATAGATTGCACCACAGTAAAAGAACACCTCAAACCAGCAATTAGCTATAGCCTCAAACCAGAAACAGGTGCAGATTACACAGTCGATCGTGTAGTTTATCGTGCCGAAGGAACAACTGCGAGAGTTTGGGAACGAGGTCAAATCCTGGGACAGATGAATCTTAAGTTGCTAGGAGAACATAATCTAAGCAACGCTCTAGCAGTAGTAGCATTAGGTCGTCATTTAGGCTTGAAATTTGAGGTCATCGCTAGTGCCATAGCTACTTTCTCCGGGGCACGTCGGCGCTTTGAAAAACGCGGCGAAGTTAACGGGATTCGCTTTATTGATGACTACGCTCATCACCCTAGCGAAATTAGCGCCACCCTAGCCGCAGCCAGAATTCAAGTTAATGGATTATTAGAATTTCCTCAAAAACGAGTAGTCGCAATTTTTCAACCACACCGTTACAGTCGCACCCAAACTTTCTTAAGCGAATTTGGTCAGTGTTTTTCTAGTGCTGATGTAGTGGTAGTTACAGATATCTATAGTGCTGGTGAAGCAAAACTAGATGATATTAGTGGTGAAAGAGTAGCCCAAGAAATTGCGAAGCACCATCCCCAGGTAGTTTATCAACCTTCTTTACAAACTGTACGTCGCTTTCTGACGGAAAATCTCCAACCAGGCGATCTGGCAATCTTTTTAGGCGCAGGAAACCTGAATCAAATTATTCCCGAAGTAGTGACTTTTTATGAACAAACTGCTCAAGGAATGCCTCAAGAATATCGCCTGAGAGCCTAA
- the nadD gene encoding nicotinate (nicotinamide) nucleotide adenylyltransferase → MEKVAIFGGTFDPIHWGHLLIAEMALDGLRLDRVIWVIDRSPPHKQPPTQLHFQHRREMVQLAIANHPAFILSPITTNSPGSSYAIDTFTNLQTIYTQTHWYWIVGQDAFTTLSRWYRRQELIPKCDWLIAPRPNSNNIELELLTQQVVEQLNSQKITIRWQILSMPSVAISSSLIRQYCQQNRSIRYLVPESVRTYIQNHQLYREHQ, encoded by the coding sequence ATGGAAAAAGTAGCTATTTTTGGGGGTACATTCGATCCAATTCACTGGGGACATCTGTTGATTGCGGAAATGGCTCTCGATGGGTTGAGATTGGATCGGGTAATTTGGGTAATCGATCGCTCTCCCCCCCACAAACAACCCCCCACCCAACTACATTTTCAACACCGTCGGGAAATGGTGCAACTAGCGATCGCCAATCACCCAGCTTTTATCCTCTCTCCCATCACCACCAATTCTCCCGGATCTTCTTACGCTATTGATACCTTTACTAATCTGCAAACTATTTATACCCAAACTCACTGGTACTGGATCGTCGGACAAGATGCTTTTACCACATTATCACGCTGGTATCGTCGCCAAGAATTAATTCCCAAATGTGATTGGTTAATCGCACCTCGTCCCAATAGCAATAACATCGAATTAGAGTTACTTACTCAACAAGTAGTAGAACAACTGAATTCCCAAAAAATCACGATTCGCTGGCAAATTTTGTCCATGCCATCTGTAGCTATCTCATCAAGTTTAATTCGCCAGTACTGCCAACAAAACCGCTCCATCCGTTACTTAGTTCCCGAATCAGTCAGAACTTACATCCAGAATCACCAACTTTACCGAGAACATCAATAA